The genomic stretch TTATCAAGTCTAAATTGTTCACCATCTAAAATACCATTTTTATAGTTTGCAATTCCTATAAGTTCTGTTAAGTAGTCAATTGATTTTAATAATTTGTATTGTCCATTTAATACTGGTGTATTGTCCAATCCTAAATATTGTTTCATCTAAATCACCGCTTTCTAAAATATATACTTCTAATATATTATATCTCAAAAAATTATAAAAGGAAGAATAAAAAATAAAAAAATATGAAAATATAAAAAATTAGATTTGAAGCTACTTAAAATATAAGTAAAATATATACTTTTATTCAAAAATATGATAAAATAAATGTAAAATAAACAAGGAGAAGTGACAATGAATAAAAATATTGTTGTACATAAATATGGAGGTTCTTCAGTTGCTACAACTGAAAAGATTATAAACATTGCTAAACATTTAATTGAGGTAAAAAAAACAGGGAAAGACTTAGTGGTAGTTGTTTCAGCTATGGGTAAAACAACAGATGGTTTGATTAAACTTGCTAATGAAATTACAAATAACCCAAATAAAAGAGAATTAGATAGATTAATGTCAACAGGTGAACAACAAACAATAGCCTTACTTTCAATTGCATTAATGGAATTAGGTCAAGATGCGATATCTCTAACAGGAGAACAAGCAGGGATTAAAACATTAGGGCTACATACTAAAAATACTATAGAAAGTATAAATAATGAAGTAATAATGCAGCATTTAAAAGAAAATAAAATCGTTATTGTTGCAGGTTTTCAAGGAGTTAATGAAAAAGGTGATATAACAACACTTGGAAGAGGTGGATCAGATACATCTGCTGTTGCACTTGCATGTTCATTAGGAGCTGAATGTAGAATATATACTGATGTTGATGGAGTATATACTATAGATCCAAGAATATATACAAATTCTAAAAAAATAGACTATATATCTTATGAAGAAATGATGGAACTTGCATATTTAGGAGCTGGAGTTATGGAGCCACGTGCTGTAGAACTAGGGTTTAAATATGGTACAGAAATATTCGTAGGAAGAACATTAGGAAATGAAGACGGAACTGTTATAACATTTAAGGAGAGAATAATGGAAAAAAAAGAAATAAGAGGAATATCAG from Pseudostreptobacillus hongkongensis encodes the following:
- a CDS encoding aspartate kinase, producing the protein MNKNIVVHKYGGSSVATTEKIINIAKHLIEVKKTGKDLVVVVSAMGKTTDGLIKLANEITNNPNKRELDRLMSTGEQQTIALLSIALMELGQDAISLTGEQAGIKTLGLHTKNTIESINNEVIMQHLKENKIVIVAGFQGVNEKGDITTLGRGGSDTSAVALACSLGAECRIYTDVDGVYTIDPRIYTNSKKIDYISYEEMMELAYLGAGVMEPRAVELGFKYGTEIFVGRTLGNEDGTVITFKERIMEKKEIRGISVNKNTLMVTIDNIPTYAKNLYPIFKKASEYGITIDMISQNDVIAENGSIAFTTPRSDEQSLNKMIKELDENYNVIINPNVVKVSLVGIGLATSYTTIAKVFEVLAKNNISFHQISTSEITISLVVEESIGNKVATLLAEKFEL